Proteins encoded in a region of the Pseudostreptobacillus hongkongensis genome:
- the rph gene encoding ribonuclease PH, which yields MRKNRRNDEMREVKVTKGYIEYPEGSVLIEFGNTKVICNATVEDKVPPFLKGMNQGWITAEYSMLPRATNTRTRRESNNGKLTGRTMEIQRLIGRALRAAIDLKKLGERTITIDCDVIQADGGTRTASITGGYLALEIAINKLMEENILVENPIISKVAAISVGKVDGEILLDLEYSEDSCAEVDMNIVVNSNNEFVEIQGTGEGMTFNHQDLLDFIEISKNAFDILFKL from the coding sequence ATGAGAAAAAATAGAAGAAATGATGAAATGAGAGAGGTTAAAGTAACCAAAGGATATATAGAATATCCAGAAGGATCTGTACTTATAGAATTTGGTAATACAAAAGTAATTTGTAATGCTACTGTAGAAGATAAAGTACCCCCATTTTTAAAGGGAATGAATCAAGGGTGGATAACAGCAGAATATTCTATGCTTCCACGTGCTACTAATACTAGAACTAGAAGAGAATCAAATAATGGTAAATTAACTGGAAGAACGATGGAAATCCAAAGACTTATAGGAAGAGCTTTAAGAGCTGCTATTGATTTGAAAAAACTAGGTGAAAGAACTATAACGATAGATTGTGATGTGATACAAGCTGATGGTGGAACAAGGACAGCATCAATAACAGGAGGATATCTAGCTTTAGAAATAGCTATTAATAAATTAATGGAAGAAAATATATTAGTAGAAAACCCTATAATTTCTAAAGTTGCAGCAATTAGTGTTGGTAAGGTTGATGGAGAAATTTTATTAGATTTAGAATACAGTGAAGATTCATGTGCAGAAGTTGATATGAATATAGTTGTTAATAGTAATAATGAATTTGTAGAAATTCAAGGAACTGGTGAAGGGATGACATTTAATCATCAAGATTTATTAGATTTTATAGAAATATCTAAGAATGCTTTTGACATATTATTTAAGCTATAA
- a CDS encoding UvrD-helicase domain-containing protein, translating into MQIKTVIKASAGTGKTYRLSLEYIYYLLKGIDFRTILVMTFTNKATFEIKERIFDFINQIVTNKGEAESLKENIEFNFGYVIEDTDVEILSKIYKEMLINKDSIRIHTIDGFVTTIFKSCISEPILSIYEYDLIEENSEQETAFYEELVLKLIKNKDFKYKFSDKNIEDIKKEIKKFTENKTEILQTEIRELPFSEEEIIRELKYLLLDKYSSEKGYKLTSGVNKLSEKIHDLDYDSVVKIFDEMFTNKKLNAIFDGRSRKQMSKLAENKEVFIDLINIIYKISMNNMIKATNDLVANATILFEEEFKLKKRKKILDYNDITYYTLSHIYDENLKLVEDDKITESFEELMGGKFDVVMIDEFQDTSIIQFKLLKLLINKAKYVTCVGDEKQSIYEWRGGYKQLFEELEFKLGQDTIVKNLDMCYRSEEKIIEFVNEKFTNLQGYNYINIESSKKEKNRGYVEIKKIVKESIPRTLPDEEKEKLSNKEFKEMVKDIKANGDYANSAVLLRGNKELEMVADLLEKENIPYSLSSRADFLALPVIADANRLVEYLVTKNEVKKYEFLRSKIFSYTLGDIQKIFNGEKELPSNFKKFLDNYEKVNSINSNIFDFSTQYLKYFGYGSKNPNKVDIVNLNEYFSIMKTFENLTDFYNHLKNNKSNRKPVIEKNSVQLMTIHASKGLEFKNVYTINDFKSKLGKNKYVKYDDEYNIEDFYYLDFKYFKRIYNILEDCTNVFYKDEILEYLDEIGIKEIYDNLTKNEKDGHYNLNYVAYTRARENLFIYHIEDEDILYGKTIYGKLDIEESIESYEETKDYTKYIKYFKPTEYREIDNERFSLNRVNKQKEGSAIHYFFEVYDGDAKTAKDTVKKKYGNLLSVDSFKRVEELIEHNLFKYKYLYEKKLKRYSEFKIYDKFDEYKMYKIDLLLIDDSSKKAYIYDFKTGEKVLENPKYKEQLENYKNILLEYLEDYEVYTEILPLEQ; encoded by the coding sequence TTTGAAATAAAAGAAAGAATTTTTGATTTTATTAATCAAATAGTAACTAATAAAGGTGAAGCTGAAAGTTTAAAAGAAAATATAGAATTTAATTTTGGTTATGTGATTGAAGATACTGATGTAGAAATATTATCTAAGATATATAAAGAAATGCTAATAAATAAAGATAGCATAAGAATACATACTATAGATGGATTTGTTACAACTATATTTAAATCATGTATATCAGAACCTATATTATCTATTTATGAATATGATTTGATTGAAGAAAATAGTGAGCAAGAAACAGCCTTTTATGAAGAACTTGTCCTGAAACTTATAAAAAATAAAGACTTCAAGTATAAATTTTCAGATAAAAATATAGAAGATATAAAGAAAGAAATTAAAAAATTTACTGAAAATAAAACAGAAATATTACAAACAGAGATAAGAGAACTACCTTTTAGTGAAGAAGAAATAATTAGAGAATTAAAATATCTACTGTTAGATAAATATTCTTCAGAAAAAGGGTATAAATTAACATCTGGTGTTAATAAATTATCTGAAAAAATACATGATTTAGATTATGATTCAGTAGTTAAAATATTTGATGAAATGTTTACTAATAAAAAATTGAATGCTATTTTTGACGGAAGATCAAGAAAACAGATGTCAAAATTAGCTGAAAATAAAGAGGTATTTATTGACCTTATAAATATAATATATAAAATATCTATGAATAATATGATAAAAGCAACAAATGATTTAGTAGCTAATGCTACAATATTATTTGAAGAAGAATTTAAATTAAAAAAAAGAAAAAAAATTCTTGATTATAATGATATAACTTATTATACTTTATCTCATATATATGATGAAAATTTAAAATTAGTAGAAGATGATAAAATAACTGAATCTTTTGAAGAGTTAATGGGTGGTAAGTTTGATGTAGTAATGATAGATGAGTTCCAAGATACAAGTATAATACAGTTTAAATTATTAAAATTATTAATAAATAAAGCTAAGTATGTAACTTGTGTTGGTGATGAAAAACAAAGTATTTATGAATGGCGTGGAGGATATAAGCAATTATTTGAAGAACTTGAATTTAAATTAGGTCAAGATACTATAGTTAAAAATCTTGATATGTGTTATAGAAGTGAAGAAAAAATTATAGAATTTGTTAATGAAAAATTCACTAACTTACAAGGGTATAACTATATAAATATAGAATCAAGCAAAAAAGAAAAAAATAGAGGTTATGTTGAAATAAAAAAAATTGTGAAAGAATCAATACCAAGAACATTACCTGATGAAGAAAAAGAAAAATTAAGTAATAAAGAATTTAAAGAAATGGTAAAGGATATTAAAGCAAATGGAGATTATGCAAATAGTGCTGTTCTTTTAAGAGGTAATAAAGAACTTGAAATGGTAGCTGATTTACTAGAAAAAGAAAATATACCATATTCTTTATCATCGAGAGCTGATTTTTTAGCATTACCTGTAATAGCTGATGCAAATAGATTAGTTGAGTATTTAGTTACAAAAAATGAAGTTAAAAAATATGAATTCTTAAGAAGTAAAATATTTTCATATACTTTAGGAGATATACAAAAAATATTTAATGGAGAAAAAGAATTGCCTAGTAATTTTAAAAAATTCTTGGATAATTATGAAAAAGTTAATTCAATTAATTCTAATATTTTTGACTTTTCAACTCAGTATTTAAAATATTTTGGTTACGGATCTAAAAATCCAAATAAAGTTGATATAGTTAATTTGAATGAATATTTTAGTATAATGAAAACTTTTGAAAATCTTACAGATTTCTATAATCATCTAAAGAATAATAAATCTAATAGAAAACCAGTTATAGAAAAAAATTCTGTTCAATTAATGACTATACATGCTTCTAAAGGGCTTGAATTTAAAAATGTATATACTATTAATGATTTCAAGTCAAAATTAGGTAAAAATAAATATGTTAAATATGATGATGAATATAATATAGAAGATTTTTATTATCTAGATTTTAAATATTTTAAAAGGATATATAATATATTAGAAGATTGTACTAATGTGTTTTATAAAGATGAAATTCTTGAATATTTAGATGAAATAGGTATTAAAGAAATTTATGATAATCTTACTAAAAATGAAAAAGATGGACACTATAATTTAAATTATGTTGCATATACTAGAGCACGTGAAAATCTATTTATTTATCACATTGAAGATGAAGATATACTTTATGGTAAGACTATTTATGGAAAACTTGATATAGAAGAAAGTATAGAAAGTTATGAAGAAACTAAAGATTATACTAAGTATATAAAATATTTTAAACCTACAGAATATAGGGAAATAGATAATGAAAGATTTAGTTTAAACAGAGTTAATAAACAAAAAGAAGGAAGTGCAATACACTATTTCTTTGAAGTGTATGACGGGGATGCTAAAACTGCAAAAGATACAGTTAAAAAGAAATACGGTAATTTATTGAGTGTTGATTCATTTAAAAGAGTAGAAGAATTAATAGAACATAATTTGTTTAAGTATAAATATTTGTATGAGAAAAAATTGAAAAGATATTCTGAATTTAAAATATATGATAAGTTTGATGAATATAAAATGTATAAAATAGATTTATTATTAATAGATGATAGTTCTAAAAAAGCATATATTTATGATTTTAAAACAGGAGAAAAAGTTTTAGAAAATCCTAAGTATAAAGAACAACTTGAAAACTATAAAAATATACTTTTAGAATATCTTGAAGATTATGAAGTTTATACTGAAATTTTACCTTTAGAGCAATAA